In Streptomyces sp. NBC_01381, a genomic segment contains:
- a CDS encoding DEAD/DEAH box helicase yields the protein MSGFADLDPVLAHHIVNSLGWRGLRPLQEAAIGPVMAGEDAVLLAPTAGGKTEAASFPLLSRMTAEHWTGTSLLYVCPLKALLNNLLPRLETYSGWLGRSAALWHGDVTASRRKRILAERPDILLTTPESLEAMLVSAHTDHKTFFAGLRAVVVDEVHAFAGDDRGWHLLAVLERLQKTVGRPVQRVGLSATVGNPAELLYWLQGAAAGQRPSRVVAPHLDEAPVQPSAATPIADIQLDYVGSVENAATVIASLHRGEKRLVFCESRRLVEELGEKLRLRGVATYLSHASLSVDERRRAEEAFAEARDCVIVSTSTLELGIDVGDLDRVIQLDAPATVASFLQRLGRTGRRADTMRNCLFLALSRDGLLAAAALLLQWSKGWVEPVTAPPDPRHIVAQQIIALCLQEHQVGDQLWAEWWNGFGPFAGSAAEPIVRHLVSEGYLDQDSGMLFIGPEAERRFGHRHFMGLTAVFTAPPQFTVMQGRTEIGRTDPDLLTENIEGPRKLLLAGRSWLVTYIDWQRKRCFVEPVEGGGKAKWSGFGFERVTSFELTRAVREVLLGTDPDVVLTKRADAALAEAREHFLDHVHPGGTLVIRGSAGYLQWWTWAGHRANATLAASLGAIASPAQRANDCWIRLREDINPQTWKQAVADALQQLCLPAVDERAVKGLKFAEALPQRLAQATLAARFADLEGAHAVLEAPARFVVDSG from the coding sequence GTGAGCGGCTTTGCCGACCTCGATCCCGTCCTGGCCCATCACATCGTCAACTCCCTGGGCTGGCGCGGACTGCGCCCCCTGCAGGAAGCGGCGATCGGCCCCGTCATGGCCGGCGAGGATGCAGTGCTACTGGCACCGACGGCCGGTGGCAAGACAGAGGCAGCCAGTTTTCCGCTGCTGTCGAGAATGACGGCCGAGCACTGGACCGGGACTTCGCTGCTGTACGTGTGCCCGCTCAAAGCCCTGCTCAACAACCTGCTGCCACGGCTCGAAACGTACAGCGGGTGGCTGGGGCGCTCGGCGGCCCTGTGGCACGGTGATGTGACGGCCTCGAGAAGGAAACGAATCCTGGCTGAGCGGCCGGACATCCTGCTGACCACACCGGAGTCACTGGAGGCAATGCTGGTCAGCGCGCATACCGACCACAAGACATTCTTTGCGGGGCTGCGCGCCGTTGTCGTCGACGAGGTCCATGCCTTTGCCGGTGATGACCGGGGCTGGCATCTGCTCGCCGTACTCGAACGACTGCAGAAGACCGTCGGGCGTCCGGTACAGCGCGTCGGCCTTTCTGCGACGGTGGGCAACCCGGCCGAACTGCTGTACTGGCTCCAGGGTGCGGCAGCCGGACAACGGCCGTCACGGGTCGTTGCTCCGCATCTTGACGAAGCCCCTGTACAGCCGAGTGCGGCAACGCCCATCGCCGATATCCAGCTCGATTACGTCGGTTCGGTCGAAAACGCTGCCACCGTCATCGCTTCCCTCCACCGTGGTGAGAAGCGCCTCGTCTTCTGTGAGTCGCGGCGGTTGGTCGAGGAGCTGGGCGAGAAGTTGCGTCTGAGAGGTGTTGCGACGTATCTCTCGCATGCCTCGCTTTCGGTGGACGAGCGGCGGCGTGCAGAGGAAGCGTTCGCTGAGGCCCGCGACTGTGTCATCGTCTCGACGAGCACGCTTGAACTAGGTATTGACGTGGGCGACTTGGATCGGGTGATCCAGCTCGATGCGCCCGCCACCGTGGCCTCCTTCCTGCAGCGCCTGGGACGTACAGGGCGCAGGGCGGACACCATGCGCAACTGCCTGTTCCTGGCGTTGAGTCGGGATGGGCTACTGGCTGCGGCTGCGCTCCTGCTGCAGTGGTCGAAGGGCTGGGTGGAACCGGTCACGGCTCCGCCCGATCCGCGGCACATCGTGGCCCAGCAGATCATCGCCCTCTGTCTGCAAGAGCATCAGGTGGGTGATCAGCTCTGGGCGGAGTGGTGGAACGGATTCGGCCCCTTTGCAGGGTCAGCCGCCGAGCCGATCGTGCGGCACCTTGTCAGCGAGGGGTATCTGGATCAGGACTCCGGCATGCTGTTCATCGGCCCCGAAGCTGAGCGCCGATTCGGGCACCGGCATTTCATGGGACTCACCGCGGTGTTCACTGCCCCACCTCAGTTCACGGTGATGCAGGGCCGCACCGAGATCGGCAGGACTGACCCGGACCTGCTGACCGAGAACATCGAGGGACCGCGCAAGCTGCTTCTGGCAGGCCGGAGTTGGCTGGTCACCTATATCGACTGGCAGCGGAAGCGCTGCTTCGTGGAGCCGGTCGAGGGGGGAGGCAAAGCCAAGTGGAGCGGATTCGGATTCGAGCGGGTGACGTCCTTCGAGCTGACCCGAGCCGTACGTGAGGTCCTGCTTGGGACGGACCCGGATGTGGTGCTCACCAAGCGTGCCGATGCGGCTCTTGCAGAGGCAAGAGAGCACTTCTTGGACCACGTGCATCCTGGTGGCACGCTGGTCATCCGTGGTTCTGCGGGCTACCTGCAGTGGTGGACCTGGGCGGGACATCGAGCCAATGCCACGCTCGCGGCGTCCCTCGGAGCCATTGCTTCTCCTGCACAACGTGCCAACGACTGCTGGATTCGGTTGAGGGAAGACATCAACCCACAAACTTGGAAGCAGGCCGTTGCAGATGCACTGCAGCAGCTCTGCCTCCCTGCTGTCGATGAACGTGCTGTAAAGGGACTCAAGTTTGCCGAAGCACTGCCACAGCGTCTCGCCCAAGCGACTCTCGCTGCACGGTTCGCCGACTTGGAGGGTGCACATGCTGTCCTCGAGGCGCCTGCGAGGTTTGTCGTCGATTCTGGTTGA